One region of Streptomyces leeuwenhoekii genomic DNA includes:
- a CDS encoding amidohydrolase — MTAPIDRVLAGLDGIRPAAEEFYRDLHAHPELGGNEHRTAGRVAGRLREWGYEVTEGIGATGVVGVLTSGRGPVVLLRADMDALPVREATGLPYASTVTATGADGRERPVMHACGHDMHVTCLLGLAQLMAMAPGAWRGTLIALFQPSEENGDGARAMLDDGLARRVPRPDVAFAQHVLPYPAGYVGVRPGSFLSAADSLRVTLYGRGAHGSMPQAAVDPVVMAAMCVVRLQTIVSRELAATTPAVLTVGSITAGTSPNVIPDTAVIELNVRTYDEATRRQVLDAVHRCVAAEAAASGAPKQPSVEHLNAFPPTVNDPEVAGRLGEAFRAWFGEDAHTIELQTASEDFSAVPHAFGAPFAYWGIGGIDPDTYRAAEERGTVRQDVPVNHSAAFAPVIQPTLDTGIKALAVAALTWLGADGGP; from the coding sequence ATGACGGCACCGATCGACCGCGTCCTCGCCGGACTCGACGGCATCCGCCCGGCGGCCGAGGAGTTCTACCGGGATCTGCACGCCCATCCCGAGCTCGGCGGGAACGAGCACCGCACCGCCGGCCGGGTCGCGGGGCGGCTGCGCGAGTGGGGCTACGAGGTGACCGAAGGCATCGGCGCCACCGGGGTCGTCGGCGTCCTCACCAGCGGCCGGGGGCCGGTCGTACTGCTGCGCGCCGACATGGACGCGCTGCCGGTCCGGGAGGCCACCGGTCTGCCGTACGCCTCCACCGTCACGGCCACCGGCGCGGACGGCCGGGAGCGACCGGTCATGCACGCCTGCGGCCACGACATGCACGTCACGTGCCTGCTGGGCCTCGCCCAGCTCATGGCCATGGCCCCGGGCGCCTGGCGGGGCACCCTGATCGCCCTCTTCCAGCCCTCGGAGGAGAACGGCGACGGCGCCCGGGCCATGCTGGACGACGGCCTGGCCCGGCGGGTGCCCCGCCCCGACGTGGCCTTCGCCCAGCATGTGCTGCCCTACCCGGCCGGGTACGTCGGGGTGCGGCCGGGCTCCTTCCTGTCCGCCGCCGACAGCCTGCGCGTCACCCTGTACGGGCGCGGGGCGCACGGTTCCATGCCCCAGGCGGCGGTGGACCCGGTCGTCATGGCCGCGATGTGCGTGGTGCGCCTGCAGACGATCGTCTCGCGCGAACTGGCCGCCACCACCCCCGCGGTCCTCACCGTCGGCAGCATCACGGCCGGGACCAGCCCCAACGTCATTCCCGACACCGCCGTCATCGAGCTGAACGTCCGCACCTACGACGAGGCGACCCGCCGTCAGGTCCTCGACGCGGTCCACCGCTGCGTGGCCGCCGAGGCGGCGGCGTCCGGCGCCCCGAAGCAGCCCTCGGTCGAGCACCTGAACGCCTTTCCCCCGACGGTCAACGACCCCGAGGTCGCGGGGCGCCTCGGCGAGGCGTTCCGCGCCTGGTTCGGGGAGGACGCGCACACCATCGAACTGCAGACCGCGAGCGAGGACTTCAGCGCCGTCCCGCACGCGTTCGGCGCGCCCTTCGCCTACTGGGGCATCGGCGGCATCGACCCGGACACCTACCGGGCGGCCGAGGAGCGGGGCACCGTCCGGCAGGACGTGCCCGTCAACCACTCCGCCGCCTTCGCGCCCGTGATCCAGCCGACGCTGGACACCGGGATCAAGGCGCTCGCCGTCGCCGCCCTGACCTGGCTCGGCGCGGACGGCGGCCCCTGA
- a CDS encoding alpha/beta fold hydrolase — MQPVIPGFTYHRVPVAEGVRLHTAVGGSGSPVVLLHGFPQTHLMWRHVAADLAADHTVICPDLRGYGDSDKPAEEGPGTYSKRTMARDVVALARSLGHDRFALAGHDRGALVAFRAGLDHPEAVTHLACLDVLPTPDMWEVLRGTSAAVGFHLYLMAQPPGLPERMIAAAADAFFGHFLDLWAGARDAIPDEIRAAYLRACRGAVPSIVADYRASAGIDVEHDLADRAAGRRLTLPVTVLQQDWGTALGYDAAALWRAWARDLRHHTVSHGHFMAEEAPADVARALRELLARPGVPLGPGRGRTTVPGPASLT; from the coding sequence ATGCAACCCGTCATCCCCGGATTCACATACCACCGCGTCCCGGTCGCCGAGGGCGTCCGCCTCCACACCGCCGTGGGCGGCTCGGGAAGCCCGGTCGTGCTGCTGCACGGCTTTCCGCAGACCCACCTGATGTGGCGTCACGTCGCGGCCGACCTGGCCGCCGACCACACCGTCATCTGCCCCGACCTGCGGGGTTACGGGGACAGCGACAAGCCCGCGGAGGAGGGCCCCGGCACCTACTCCAAGCGCACCATGGCGCGGGACGTCGTCGCCCTGGCGCGGAGCCTCGGCCACGACCGGTTCGCCCTGGCCGGTCACGACCGGGGGGCGCTGGTCGCCTTCCGCGCGGGCCTGGACCACCCCGAGGCCGTCACCCACCTCGCCTGCCTCGACGTCCTGCCGACGCCGGACATGTGGGAGGTCCTGCGCGGCACCTCCGCGGCCGTGGGCTTCCACCTCTATCTGATGGCCCAGCCGCCCGGCCTGCCCGAGCGGATGATCGCCGCTGCGGCGGACGCGTTCTTCGGCCACTTCCTCGACCTGTGGGCCGGTGCCCGCGACGCGATCCCGGACGAGATCCGTGCGGCCTACCTGCGGGCCTGCCGCGGCGCGGTCCCCTCCATCGTCGCCGACTACCGGGCGTCTGCGGGCATCGACGTGGAGCACGACCTGGCCGACCGGGCGGCGGGGCGCCGGCTGACCTTGCCGGTGACCGTCCTCCAGCAGGACTGGGGGACCGCGCTCGGCTACGACGCCGCCGCGCTGTGGCGGGCCTGGGCACGGGATCTGCGGCACCACACCGTCTCCCATGGCCATTTCATGGCCGAGGAAGCCCCGGCCGACGTGGCGAGGGCCCTCCGGGAGCTGCTGGCCCGCCCGGGTGTGCCGTTGGGACCGGGCCGCGGGAGGACGACGGTCCCCGGCCCCGCCTCCCTGACGTGA
- a CDS encoding AfsR/SARP family transcriptional regulator: MRVDLGVLGPVAAWDETGKAVSLRGPRHRAVLARLLIARRRVVPVSRLVRDLWDEPPADAVGALRTFVAGLRRCLEPDRPPRAPARLLVTDGPGYALRAAPGQVDAWRFEHAVDTGAGLPLAARVDRLTKALEHWRGPAYADVADAPWARAECARLAELRLRAVELRAEARIALGSAAEAVPELDAHVTEHPWREDAWHLLVLALYRSGRQADALSVLRRARRTLGEHLGVDPGPRLRRLETDVLRQAEHLDPGPGGTAERVWALATAAYEHTVPSRARARLESTVGLMRDLAVTGGGGLEAARRHRVAAVAAAEQTGDPELTARVIGIYDVPAVWTRSDDPAEARWLVDAAERTLRLLPAGRLDAARGRLLATVAVESRGTLPTEPAASGTGARAPQAARQAERIARRLNDPSLLAFALNGVFMQTFTRAGLAARRDAIGAELLALSAPGHLVTYEVLGHLVRLQARCALADFAAADRHAAAADELSVRHELPLVSVFTTWYRALRASLTRPLHAAESAYEEAEATLAGAGMPGLERGLSPLARLCLYVRHGAVDRVAELGGRADWGPYEPWVRPVLLRSRGDDDGARAALRDLASPPRDLLFEALWCLVADAAVGVGERTVMRRARAQLAPAATELGGAGSGLLTLGPVSERLDALDAALADHPG, encoded by the coding sequence GTGCGCGTGGACTTGGGGGTCCTGGGGCCCGTGGCCGCCTGGGACGAGACCGGCAAGGCGGTTTCCCTCAGAGGCCCCCGGCACCGGGCCGTCCTCGCCCGGCTCCTCATCGCCCGCCGCCGGGTCGTCCCTGTCTCCCGGCTGGTGCGGGACCTGTGGGACGAGCCGCCCGCGGACGCCGTCGGCGCGCTGCGCACCTTCGTCGCCGGACTGCGCCGCTGCCTCGAACCCGACCGGCCGCCCCGGGCCCCGGCCCGGCTCCTGGTCACCGACGGCCCCGGCTACGCGCTGCGCGCCGCGCCCGGCCAGGTGGACGCCTGGCGCTTCGAGCACGCCGTCGACACCGGGGCCGGGCTCCCGCTGGCGGCGCGCGTGGACCGGCTCACCAAGGCGCTGGAGCACTGGCGGGGGCCCGCCTACGCGGACGTCGCGGACGCGCCGTGGGCGCGCGCCGAGTGCGCGCGGCTGGCGGAGCTGCGGCTGCGGGCCGTGGAGCTGCGCGCCGAGGCCCGTATCGCCCTGGGGTCGGCCGCCGAGGCCGTACCGGAGCTGGACGCGCACGTCACGGAGCACCCGTGGCGGGAGGACGCCTGGCACCTGCTGGTCCTGGCCCTGTACCGGTCCGGACGGCAGGCGGACGCGCTGTCGGTGCTGCGGCGGGCGCGGCGGACGCTCGGCGAGCACCTGGGAGTCGACCCCGGCCCGAGACTGCGCCGCCTGGAGACGGACGTGCTGCGGCAGGCGGAGCACCTGGACCCGGGGCCGGGCGGGACGGCGGAGCGGGTCTGGGCGCTGGCGACCGCGGCCTACGAGCACACCGTGCCCTCGCGTGCCCGGGCGCGCCTGGAGTCGACGGTCGGTCTGATGCGCGATCTGGCGGTGACCGGGGGCGGCGGCCTGGAGGCCGCCCGGCGCCATCGCGTGGCGGCCGTCGCGGCGGCGGAGCAGACGGGCGACCCCGAGCTCACGGCCCGTGTCATCGGCATCTACGACGTGCCGGCCGTCTGGACCCGCTCGGACGATCCCGCCGAGGCGCGGTGGCTGGTGGACGCGGCGGAGCGGACGCTGCGGCTGCTGCCGGCCGGCCGGCTCGACGCGGCGCGCGGCCGGCTGCTCGCCACCGTCGCCGTGGAGTCGCGCGGGACGCTCCCCACCGAGCCCGCCGCGTCCGGCACCGGCGCGCGGGCGCCGCAGGCGGCCCGGCAGGCCGAGCGGATCGCCCGGCGGCTCAACGACCCGTCCCTGCTGGCCTTCGCCCTCAACGGCGTCTTCATGCAGACGTTCACCCGGGCCGGTCTGGCCGCGCGGCGCGACGCGATCGGCGCCGAGCTGCTGGCCCTGTCCGCTCCCGGGCACCTCGTCACCTACGAGGTACTGGGCCACCTCGTCCGCCTGCAAGCCCGCTGCGCGCTCGCCGACTTCGCCGCGGCCGACCGGCACGCGGCCGCCGCCGACGAGCTGTCCGTACGTCATGAGCTGCCGCTCGTGTCCGTCTTCACCACTTGGTACCGCGCGCTGCGCGCCTCCCTGACCCGGCCGCTGCACGCGGCCGAGTCCGCGTACGAGGAGGCCGAAGCCACTCTCGCCGGGGCGGGGATGCCGGGGCTGGAACGGGGTCTGTCACCGCTGGCGCGGCTGTGTCTGTACGTCCGCCACGGCGCGGTGGACCGCGTCGCCGAGCTCGGCGGCCGCGCCGACTGGGGGCCGTACGAGCCCTGGGTACGTCCGGTGCTGCTCAGGTCCCGGGGGGACGACGACGGGGCCCGCGCCGCGCTGCGCGACCTCGCCTCGCCGCCTCGGGACCTGCTGTTCGAGGCGCTGTGGTGCCTGGTCGCCGACGCGGCCGTCGGTGTGGGCGAACGGACGGTGATGCGGCGTGCGCGGGCGCAACTGGCCCCGGCCGCCACCGAACTGGGCGGCGCCGGAAGTGGTCTGCTGACCCTGGGACCGGTGTCGGAACGGCTCGACGCACTCGACGCGGCCCTGGCGGACCACCCGGGCTGA
- a CDS encoding RrF2 family transcriptional regulator gives MRISAKADYAVRAALELAAAGEDISLKAETIASAQGIPHKFLEGILGDLRRGGLVVSRRGGNGGYRLARPADTIAIADVIRAADGPLVSVRGVRPPELSYTGPAQSLLPLWIAVRANVRKILDEVTLADVAAAALPEEVVGLAEDREAWTNP, from the coding sequence ATGCGAATCTCGGCCAAGGCGGATTACGCGGTGCGCGCCGCGCTGGAGCTGGCGGCGGCGGGGGAGGACATCTCGCTCAAGGCCGAGACGATCGCCTCGGCGCAGGGCATCCCGCACAAGTTCCTGGAGGGCATCCTCGGCGATCTGCGCCGGGGCGGACTGGTGGTGAGCCGCCGCGGCGGCAACGGCGGCTACCGGCTGGCCCGCCCGGCCGACACCATCGCGATCGCGGACGTGATCCGCGCGGCCGACGGACCGCTGGTCTCGGTACGGGGCGTGCGCCCGCCCGAACTGTCCTACACCGGCCCGGCCCAGTCGCTGCTGCCCCTGTGGATCGCGGTCCGCGCCAACGTGCGCAAGATCCTGGACGAGGTCACCCTCGCGGACGTGGCCGCCGCCGCACTGCCCGAGGAGGTCGTGGGGCTGGCCGAGGACCGGGAGGCGTGGACCAACCCCTGA
- a CDS encoding acyl-CoA dehydrogenase family protein encodes MTTAPQDDQVTAQDWPHIAREMADDLATDAVEREQAGKPPVDEVTRLRESGLLTLLVPAEHGGAGAGWRTAYNVVRTIAAADGAVGHLLGSHYFLSCAARFFAGPAVAARVERESAAEGWCWGGGLASDEPPLVLTPVRDGYALEGRRGQVAAARVADRLVVRAARPGTGEPLAVLVDPARPGVVPGNDGDTFGQRLAARDSVEFDSVTVAADDVLGSLSPDDGVLSPFACLAAPAARLFSAQFCLGVAEGLLAEVREYRRAAHPPWRPLPRQPWPGGPSPDPYVLSACGELVVAVRSASALADQAVEALVRGLARGEDLDDEECAETAVLASAAEAAAFRAVEEVTTRALDAVGPGAAAARHGFDRFWRDARTHTLRAPGAHRLRELGEHFLDGAHPPFTLPL; translated from the coding sequence ATGACCACCGCACCGCAGGACGACCAGGTGACCGCGCAGGACTGGCCGCACATCGCCCGGGAGATGGCGGACGACCTGGCCACCGACGCCGTCGAGCGCGAACAGGCCGGCAAGCCGCCCGTGGACGAGGTGACACGGCTGCGCGAGTCCGGGCTGCTGACCCTGCTGGTGCCGGCCGAGCACGGCGGGGCGGGCGCCGGCTGGCGCACCGCCTACAACGTCGTCCGCACCATCGCGGCCGCGGACGGCGCCGTCGGCCATCTGCTCGGCAGCCACTACTTCCTGTCCTGCGCCGCCCGGTTCTTCGCCGGCCCCGCCGTCGCCGCACGCGTGGAACGGGAGTCGGCGGCGGAAGGGTGGTGCTGGGGAGGCGGCCTCGCGTCCGACGAGCCGCCGCTCGTGCTCACCCCCGTCCGGGACGGCTACGCGCTGGAGGGGCGCCGCGGCCAGGTCGCCGCCGCCAGGGTCGCCGACCGGCTGGTCGTCCGCGCGGCGCGACCCGGCACCGGTGAACCCCTGGCCGTCCTCGTCGACCCGGCCCGCCCCGGGGTCGTGCCCGGCAACGACGGGGACACCTTCGGCCAGCGGCTGGCGGCCCGCGACAGCGTGGAGTTCGACTCCGTGACGGTCGCGGCCGACGACGTGCTCGGCTCGCTCTCCCCGGACGACGGCGTCCTGTCCCCCTTCGCGTGCCTGGCCGCACCGGCCGCGCGGCTGTTCTCCGCGCAGTTCTGTCTCGGTGTCGCCGAGGGGCTGCTCGCCGAGGTCCGCGAGTACCGCCGGGCCGCCCATCCGCCCTGGCGGCCGCTGCCGCGGCAGCCGTGGCCGGGCGGTCCGTCACCCGACCCGTACGTGCTGAGCGCCTGCGGGGAGCTCGTCGTCGCCGTCCGTTCCGCCTCCGCCCTCGCCGACCAGGCGGTCGAGGCGCTGGTGCGCGGCCTGGCCCGGGGAGAGGACCTCGACGACGAGGAGTGCGCGGAGACGGCCGTGCTGGCGAGCGCGGCCGAGGCGGCGGCCTTCCGCGCCGTGGAGGAGGTCACCACGCGCGCCCTGGACGCCGTCGGCCCGGGTGCCGCCGCCGCACGGCACGGGTTCGACCGCTTCTGGCGCGACGCCCGCACCCACACGCTGCGCGCGCCCGGCGCCCACCGGCTGCGCGAACTCGGGGAGCACTTCCTCGACGGCGCCCACCCTCCGTTCACCCTGCCCCTCTGA
- a CDS encoding ABC transporter substrate-binding protein, with translation MSTTAPRGTTVALAAACVLLLAACGDPSGGETAEVANASGTRTKINLTADQNRVTTAKVDSIAAGVPARIRARGTLEVVGSSGSAAPLSFHATDDRTVIGVETDIAHLVADVLGLEPRIRTVSWENIFVGLDSAKYDVGFSNITVTEERKEKYDFATYRKDNLGFEAKKGSGLKVDGPEDVAGRTVAVSSGTNQEKLLVAWSEENEKAGRKPVDIKYYQNDTDTYLALRSGRIDLHLGPHPTAAYHAATTGQTEIVGTYSGAGAGLQGLVAATTKKDNGLVEPLADALDEIIRNGTYAEVLKRWGLSGEAVATSEINPPGLPRTGA, from the coding sequence GTGAGCACCACCGCCCCCCGCGGCACAACCGTCGCGCTCGCCGCCGCCTGCGTCCTCCTCCTGGCCGCCTGCGGCGATCCCTCCGGCGGGGAGACGGCCGAGGTGGCGAACGCCTCGGGAACCCGCACGAAGATCAACCTGACCGCCGACCAGAACCGTGTCACCACCGCGAAGGTGGACTCCATCGCCGCCGGGGTCCCGGCGAGGATCCGTGCCAGAGGCACCCTGGAGGTCGTCGGGTCCTCCGGCTCCGCCGCGCCCCTGTCCTTCCACGCCACCGACGACCGGACCGTGATCGGCGTGGAGACCGACATCGCCCATCTGGTCGCCGACGTCCTCGGCCTCGAACCCCGCATCCGCACGGTCTCCTGGGAGAACATCTTCGTCGGCCTCGACAGCGCCAAGTACGACGTCGGCTTCAGCAACATCACCGTCACCGAGGAGCGCAAGGAGAAGTACGACTTCGCCACCTACCGCAAGGACAACCTCGGCTTCGAGGCGAAGAAGGGCAGCGGCCTGAAGGTCGACGGCCCCGAGGACGTCGCGGGCCGCACGGTGGCCGTCAGCAGCGGCACCAACCAGGAGAAGCTGCTCGTCGCGTGGAGCGAGGAGAACGAGAAGGCCGGCCGGAAGCCGGTGGACATCAAGTACTACCAGAACGACACCGACACCTACCTCGCCCTCCGGTCGGGCCGGATCGACCTCCACCTCGGTCCCCATCCGACCGCCGCCTACCACGCCGCCACCACCGGGCAGACGGAGATCGTCGGCACGTACTCCGGTGCCGGCGCCGGCCTCCAGGGCCTCGTCGCGGCCACCACCAAGAAGGACAACGGCCTGGTCGAGCCGCTCGCCGACGCCCTCGACGAGATCATCCGCAACGGCACCTACGCCGAGGTGCTGAAGCGCTGGGGCCTGTCCGGCGAGGCCGTGGCCACCTCCGAGATCAACCCGCCCGGCCTGCCGAGGACGGGCGCGTGA
- a CDS encoding amino acid ABC transporter ATP-binding protein: MSQVMVDVRGVHKSFGPLQVLRGVDLEVRTGEVTVILGPSGSGKSTLLRTINHLEKVDRGWIGVDGELIGYRRSGGKLHELKEKDVLAQRTRIGFVFQNFHLFPHLTVLDNLVEAPVSALRRPRKEAEAAARLLLARVGLADKAGAYPRQLSGGQQQRVAIARALALEPKVLLFDEPTSALDPELVGEVLDVIKDLARTGTTMIVVTHEIGFAREVADTVVFMDGGVVVEQGPPAAVLDAPRRERTRAFLSKVL, encoded by the coding sequence ATGAGCCAGGTGATGGTGGACGTCCGCGGCGTCCACAAGAGCTTCGGCCCGCTGCAGGTGCTGCGCGGCGTCGACCTGGAGGTCCGCACCGGCGAGGTCACCGTGATCCTCGGCCCGTCCGGATCGGGGAAGTCCACGCTGCTGCGGACCATCAACCACCTGGAGAAGGTCGACCGCGGCTGGATCGGCGTCGACGGGGAGCTCATCGGCTACCGCCGCTCGGGCGGCAAGCTGCACGAGCTGAAGGAGAAGGACGTCCTCGCGCAGCGCACCCGCATCGGGTTCGTCTTCCAGAACTTCCACCTCTTCCCGCATCTGACCGTCCTGGACAACCTCGTCGAGGCGCCCGTCTCCGCGCTGCGCCGCCCGCGCAAGGAGGCCGAGGCGGCGGCCCGCCTGCTCCTGGCCCGGGTCGGCCTCGCCGACAAGGCCGGCGCCTACCCGCGGCAGTTGTCCGGCGGCCAGCAGCAGCGCGTGGCCATCGCCCGCGCGCTCGCCCTCGAACCCAAGGTGCTGCTCTTCGACGAGCCCACCTCCGCGCTCGATCCCGAACTGGTCGGCGAAGTCCTCGACGTCATCAAGGACCTGGCCCGCACCGGAACCACGATGATCGTCGTCACCCACGAGATCGGCTTCGCCCGCGAGGTCGCCGACACGGTGGTCTTCATGGACGGCGGCGTCGTCGTGGAGCAGGGACCGCCCGCCGCCGTCCTCGACGCTCCGCGGCGAGAACGCACCCGCGCCTTCCTCTCCAAGGTCCTGTGA
- a CDS encoding amino acid ABC transporter permease — protein MRRTATTAPPGAAPPGSGPHPPPAPNPPDRIVPARHPARWAAAAAVAVLTAQFVHGLATNPVWEWHIFADYVLSDTIVRAVWVTLQLTAYATVLGFLLGTVLAFMRLSHSPVLRTVAWSYVWIFRSIPMIVQLVFWFNLSALYEELGVGIPFGPVFWSVDSDSLVGTIGAAVIGLSLHQAAYAAEVVRGGVLSVDHGQTEAAAALGIPRLRQIRRIVLPQAMRAILPTAGNEIVGLLKGTSVVYVMSIGELFFQTQVIYGRNGRVIPLLLVATAWYVVLTSLLSLAQYYVERRFARGAGRTPPPTPAQRVRRLVRTARAAAARPGWPVAPLGPLGGSR, from the coding sequence ATGCGACGCACCGCCACCACCGCGCCGCCCGGCGCGGCACCGCCGGGCAGCGGCCCGCACCCCCCGCCCGCCCCGAACCCGCCGGACCGGATCGTCCCGGCCCGCCATCCGGCCCGGTGGGCGGCGGCCGCCGCCGTGGCCGTCCTGACCGCCCAGTTCGTCCACGGCCTGGCCACCAACCCGGTCTGGGAGTGGCACATCTTCGCCGACTACGTCCTGTCGGACACGATCGTCCGGGCCGTGTGGGTCACCCTCCAGCTCACCGCCTACGCCACCGTGCTGGGCTTCCTCCTCGGCACGGTCCTGGCCTTCATGCGGCTCTCGCACAGCCCGGTCCTGCGGACCGTGGCCTGGTCCTACGTCTGGATCTTCCGCTCCATCCCGATGATCGTCCAGCTCGTGTTCTGGTTCAATCTGAGCGCCCTGTACGAGGAACTGGGCGTCGGCATCCCCTTCGGGCCGGTGTTCTGGTCCGTCGACAGCGACAGCCTGGTCGGCACCATCGGCGCCGCCGTCATCGGACTGTCCCTGCACCAGGCCGCCTATGCCGCCGAGGTCGTCCGGGGCGGCGTCCTCTCGGTCGACCACGGGCAGACGGAGGCCGCCGCGGCCCTGGGCATCCCGCGCCTGCGCCAGATCCGCCGGATCGTGCTGCCGCAGGCCATGCGGGCGATCCTGCCCACCGCCGGCAACGAGATCGTCGGCCTGCTCAAGGGCACCTCGGTGGTCTACGTCATGTCCATCGGCGAGCTGTTCTTCCAGACCCAGGTGATCTACGGCCGCAACGGCCGGGTGATCCCCCTGTTGCTGGTCGCCACCGCCTGGTACGTGGTGCTGACCTCCCTGCTCTCCCTCGCGCAGTACTACGTCGAGCGCCGCTTCGCCCGGGGCGCCGGCCGCACCCCGCCGCCCACCCCCGCCCAGCGCGTCCGCCGCCTGGTGCGCACCGCACGCGCCGCGGCGGCCCGTCCCGGCTGGCCCGTCGCCCCCCTGGGACCGCTGGGAGGCAGCCGATGA
- a CDS encoding ABC transporter substrate-binding protein, with protein MNLPLPGTRPGRVAAWVLAPLLALTACGPGTGDGTAAAGAPASAAPSQDPVAAVREVDSVAALLPAEVREAGTLRIGSAIGSPPGAYYPDGPDKAPAGQDIDLADAVAKVLGLKVERQDASFETILPALGSGKYDVGTGNFGVTAERLRTIDFVTYINDGQGFAVREGDTALGTRVTRLTQLCGLTIGTGAGTTFEATLTAQRDVCAEEGRKPYEVKVYSENAATLTALQQGRIDVIMSTINGLRHQAAQPASRTTFLGEYHRLDVGFAFKKGSPLTRAFRAAVDHLIDDGTYARILAKWGTTASAIDASRINPPEHTPES; from the coding sequence GTGAACCTCCCCCTCCCCGGCACCCGGCCGGGCCGCGTGGCCGCCTGGGTGCTGGCGCCCCTGCTCGCCCTGACCGCCTGCGGCCCGGGCACGGGCGACGGGACAGCGGCGGCCGGTGCCCCGGCCTCCGCCGCGCCCTCCCAGGACCCGGTCGCCGCCGTGCGCGAGGTCGACTCCGTCGCCGCCCTGCTGCCCGCAGAGGTGCGCGAGGCGGGCACGCTGCGGATCGGCAGCGCGATCGGGTCCCCGCCGGGGGCGTACTACCCGGACGGCCCGGACAAGGCGCCCGCGGGCCAGGACATCGACCTGGCCGACGCGGTGGCCAAGGTCCTGGGCCTGAAGGTGGAGCGCCAGGACGCCTCCTTCGAGACGATCCTGCCCGCCCTCGGCAGCGGCAAGTACGACGTCGGCACCGGCAACTTCGGCGTCACCGCCGAGCGGCTGCGGACGATCGACTTCGTCACCTACATCAACGACGGCCAGGGCTTCGCCGTGCGCGAGGGCGACACCGCCCTGGGGACGAGGGTCACCCGCCTCACCCAACTGTGCGGGCTGACCATCGGCACCGGGGCCGGCACCACCTTCGAGGCGACCCTCACCGCGCAGCGGGACGTGTGCGCCGAGGAAGGCAGAAAGCCGTACGAGGTGAAGGTCTACTCGGAGAACGCGGCCACCCTCACCGCGCTCCAGCAGGGCCGGATCGACGTGATCATGTCGACCATCAACGGGTTGCGTCACCAGGCGGCCCAGCCGGCCTCCCGCACCACCTTCCTCGGTGAGTACCACCGCCTCGACGTCGGCTTCGCCTTCAAAAAGGGCTCCCCCCTCACCCGAGCCTTCCGGGCCGCCGTCGACCATCTGATCGACGACGGCACCTACGCGCGGATCCTCGCCAAGTGGGGCACCACCGCCTCCGCGATCGACGCCTCCCGGATCAACCCGCCCGAGCACACCCCCGAGAGCTGA
- a CDS encoding GNAT family N-acetyltransferase, translating to MTSAPELTVVQVPVSDPRVRPLLRELGDEYAARYGRDAHGELARHPDEEFTAPYGGALLLLLERGAPVAGGAFRRYDATTAELKRIWTHSAHRRRGLARRIVAELEREAGARGYRRIRLTTGPRQPEARALYLATGYTPLFDTRADPETIGPLPFEKHLPAPAARTGKASDL from the coding sequence ATGACCTCGGCGCCCGAGCTGACGGTCGTCCAGGTGCCGGTCTCCGACCCCCGGGTCCGGCCGCTGCTGCGCGAACTCGGCGACGAGTACGCCGCCCGCTACGGCCGGGACGCGCACGGCGAACTCGCCCGCCATCCCGACGAGGAGTTCACCGCCCCGTACGGTGGCGCCCTGCTGCTGCTCCTCGAACGCGGCGCACCGGTCGCGGGCGGTGCCTTCCGCCGGTACGACGCGACGACCGCCGAGCTGAAACGGATCTGGACCCACTCCGCCCACCGGCGCCGCGGCCTCGCCCGCCGGATCGTCGCCGAGCTGGAACGCGAGGCGGGCGCCCGCGGCTACCGGCGGATCCGTCTGACCACCGGCCCGCGCCAGCCCGAGGCCCGCGCCCTGTACCTGGCCACCGGCTACACACCCCTGTTCGACACCCGGGCCGACCCCGAGACCATCGGCCCGCTGCCCTTCGAGAAGCACCTTCCCGCACCGGCGGCCCGCACCGGAAAGGCATCCGACCTGTGA